From one Microbacterium aurum genomic stretch:
- a CDS encoding alpha/beta fold hydrolase: MPTDDSPLQAAADTASDVVEQATDAVDRAIDEITGVPSDDGRIEEFSHDGATLIAEERGDRAATRTFVLVHGIGMGRKVFADLVQHLDGDALVVAVDLPGYGDAPEPERTPAMERLADLVAAYVRHLGRGPVILLGHSMGTQVVTEVAVRHPDAVERIVLVAPTVDRHHRHPLTQLWRLGRDLLGESVKVLLLGGREYLRAGPHLRSKMHAMLVHRPEDAYPRIAVPTLVVRGELDVVVPQPWFDEVVAAIPDATSFVVEGHHHETLIRTAEPTVAELRRWLDG; this comes from the coding sequence GAGCAGGCGACGGATGCCGTGGACCGCGCGATCGACGAGATCACCGGCGTGCCCTCCGACGACGGCCGCATCGAGGAGTTCTCCCACGACGGCGCGACGCTCATCGCCGAGGAGCGCGGCGACCGCGCCGCGACACGCACCTTCGTCCTGGTGCACGGCATCGGGATGGGGCGCAAAGTGTTCGCCGACCTGGTGCAGCACCTCGATGGCGACGCGCTCGTCGTCGCGGTGGACCTGCCCGGCTACGGCGATGCGCCGGAGCCGGAGCGCACGCCGGCGATGGAACGCCTCGCCGACCTCGTCGCGGCGTACGTCCGCCACCTCGGCCGTGGTCCCGTGATCCTCCTCGGCCATTCGATGGGGACGCAGGTCGTCACCGAGGTCGCCGTCCGCCACCCCGATGCCGTCGAGCGGATCGTGCTCGTCGCCCCCACCGTCGACCGGCATCATCGCCACCCGCTGACGCAGCTGTGGCGGCTCGGGCGGGACCTGCTCGGTGAGAGCGTCAAGGTGCTGCTGCTCGGCGGCCGGGAGTACCTGCGCGCGGGGCCGCACCTGCGTAGTAAGATGCACGCGATGCTCGTGCACCGGCCGGAAGACGCCTACCCGCGCATCGCCGTTCCGACGCTCGTCGTGCGGGGCGAACTCGACGTCGTCGTGCCGCAGCCGTGGTTCGACGAGGTCGTCGCGGCCATCCCCGATGCCACCTCGTTCGTCGTCGAGGGGCACCACCACGAGACCCTCATCCGCACCGCCGAGCCCACCGTCGCCGAGCTCCGCCGCTGGCTGGACGGGTGA